A stretch of the Rosa rugosa chromosome 5, drRosRugo1.1, whole genome shotgun sequence genome encodes the following:
- the LOC133708701 gene encoding DNA repair protein REV1-like isoform X1 — MVCFGVRAAMFVRDAKALCPHLVILPYDFEAYEEVANQFYDILHKHCRKVQAVSCDEAFLDVTYLEGVDMDMLASIIIQEIFETTGCIASAGIARNMLMARLTTRTAKPDGQCNIPPKRGHDYFYELPIKMLLGIGHVLEEKLKKRNVLTCGQLRMIPKPCNVVSSSYFYAGGCVWLARISLAILCSTFGITCF, encoded by the exons ATGGTTTGTTTTG GAGTGAGGGCTGCGATGTTTGTTAGAGATGCTAAGGCTCTTTGTCCACACCTTGTCATTCTTCCTTATGATTTTGAAGCGTATGAGGAG GTAGCTAATCAGTTCTATGACATTCTGCATAAGCACTGCAGAAAAGTACAA GCGGTAAGCTGTGACGAAGCATTTTTAGATGTCACATACTTGGAAGGGGTAGATATGGATATGTTAGCCTCAATTATAATACAAGAGATCTTTGAGACTACTGGATGCATTGCAAGTGCTGGCATAGCTAGAAATATGCTCATGGCTCGCCTTACAACAAGAACTGCTAAACCAGATGGTCAATGCAACATTCCTCCCAAAAGG GGGCATGATTATTTTTATGAACTTCCCATCAAGATGCTTCTAGGAATTGGACACGTTTTAGAGGAGAAGTTGAAGAAGCGAAATGTTTTGACGTGTGGACAGTTGCGCATGATTCCTAAG CCCTGCAATGTGGTTTCCAGTAGCTATTTTTATGCTGGTGGATGTGTATG GTTGGCACGTATATCTTTGGCTATCCTATGTTCCACTTTTG GTATTACTTGTTTTTGA
- the LOC133708701 gene encoding DNA repair protein REV1-like isoform X2, with translation MVCFGVRAAMFVRDAKALCPHLVILPYDFEAYEEVANQFYDILHKHCRKVQAVSCDEAFLDVTYLEGVDMDMLASIIIQEIFETTGCIASAGIARNMLMARLTTRTAKPDGQCNIPPKRGHDYFYELPIKMLLGIGHVLEEKLKKRNVLTCGQLRMIPKPCNVVSSSYFYAGGCVWLARISLAILCSTFECF, from the exons ATGGTTTGTTTTG GAGTGAGGGCTGCGATGTTTGTTAGAGATGCTAAGGCTCTTTGTCCACACCTTGTCATTCTTCCTTATGATTTTGAAGCGTATGAGGAG GTAGCTAATCAGTTCTATGACATTCTGCATAAGCACTGCAGAAAAGTACAA GCGGTAAGCTGTGACGAAGCATTTTTAGATGTCACATACTTGGAAGGGGTAGATATGGATATGTTAGCCTCAATTATAATACAAGAGATCTTTGAGACTACTGGATGCATTGCAAGTGCTGGCATAGCTAGAAATATGCTCATGGCTCGCCTTACAACAAGAACTGCTAAACCAGATGGTCAATGCAACATTCCTCCCAAAAGG GGGCATGATTATTTTTATGAACTTCCCATCAAGATGCTTCTAGGAATTGGACACGTTTTAGAGGAGAAGTTGAAGAAGCGAAATGTTTTGACGTGTGGACAGTTGCGCATGATTCCTAAG CCCTGCAATGTGGTTTCCAGTAGCTATTTTTATGCTGGTGGATGTGTATG GTTGGCACGTATATCTTTGGCTATCCTATGTTCCACTTTTG AATGCTTTTGA
- the LOC133708701 gene encoding DNA repair protein REV1-like isoform X3 yields MVCFGVRAAMFVRDAKALCPHLVILPYDFEAYEEVANQFYDILHKHCRKVQAVSCDEAFLDVTYLEGVDMDMLASIIIQEIFETTGCIASAGIARNMLMARLTTRTAKPDGQCNIPPKRGHDYFYELPIKMLLGIGHVLEEKLKKRNVLTCGQLRMIPKPCNVVSSSYFYAGGCVWYYLFLMV; encoded by the exons ATGGTTTGTTTTG GAGTGAGGGCTGCGATGTTTGTTAGAGATGCTAAGGCTCTTTGTCCACACCTTGTCATTCTTCCTTATGATTTTGAAGCGTATGAGGAG GTAGCTAATCAGTTCTATGACATTCTGCATAAGCACTGCAGAAAAGTACAA GCGGTAAGCTGTGACGAAGCATTTTTAGATGTCACATACTTGGAAGGGGTAGATATGGATATGTTAGCCTCAATTATAATACAAGAGATCTTTGAGACTACTGGATGCATTGCAAGTGCTGGCATAGCTAGAAATATGCTCATGGCTCGCCTTACAACAAGAACTGCTAAACCAGATGGTCAATGCAACATTCCTCCCAAAAGG GGGCATGATTATTTTTATGAACTTCCCATCAAGATGCTTCTAGGAATTGGACACGTTTTAGAGGAGAAGTTGAAGAAGCGAAATGTTTTGACGTGTGGACAGTTGCGCATGATTCCTAAG CCCTGCAATGTGGTTTCCAGTAGCTATTTTTATGCTGGTGGATGTGTATG GTATTACTTGTTTTTGATGGTATGA